A window of Marinobacter salarius contains these coding sequences:
- a CDS encoding acyl-CoA dehydrogenase: protein MASAPWDDLLQFDKQLDETERQVRDSIRSFCDQRLMPGITEANRHEKFDRSIFTDMGELGMLGATLPEEYGGPGLNHVCYGLIAREVERVDSAYRSALSVQSSLVIHPIHAFGQEALKKRILPQLASGEKVGCFGLTEPNHGSDPGNMETRAKKVDGGYLVSGSKTWITNSPIADVCVVWAKLEGKITGFVIEREGAKGLDTPKIDGKFSLRASETGSIFMDEVFVPDENKLDVEGLKGPFSCLNKARFGISWGSVGAAEFCWHAALNYTLERKQFGKPLAANQLIQKKLADMQTEITLGLQGALQLGRMIDAGNYSTDAISMLKRNNCGKALDIARVARDMHGGNGISDEYHVIRHVMNLEAVNTYEGTHDVHALILGRGQTGIQAFS, encoded by the coding sequence ATGGCTTCTGCACCTTGGGATGACCTGCTGCAATTCGATAAACAACTGGATGAAACCGAGCGCCAGGTTCGGGACAGCATTCGTTCGTTCTGCGATCAGCGTCTGATGCCTGGCATTACCGAAGCGAACCGGCATGAGAAGTTCGACCGTTCCATTTTTACCGACATGGGCGAGCTGGGCATGCTCGGCGCCACCCTGCCGGAAGAATACGGCGGCCCCGGCCTGAACCACGTGTGCTATGGCCTGATCGCCCGTGAAGTGGAACGGGTGGACTCCGCGTACCGCTCAGCACTGAGTGTCCAGTCGTCCCTGGTTATTCACCCGATTCACGCCTTTGGCCAGGAAGCTCTGAAAAAACGCATCCTGCCCCAACTGGCATCTGGCGAAAAGGTAGGCTGCTTTGGCCTGACCGAGCCCAACCACGGGTCTGACCCGGGCAACATGGAAACCCGCGCCAAGAAAGTCGACGGCGGCTATCTGGTCAGTGGTTCCAAGACCTGGATCACCAACTCACCCATTGCCGATGTTTGCGTGGTCTGGGCCAAACTGGAGGGCAAAATCACCGGTTTCGTCATCGAACGTGAAGGCGCCAAGGGTCTGGACACGCCGAAGATTGACGGCAAGTTTTCCCTGCGCGCTTCCGAGACCGGTTCCATCTTTATGGACGAGGTCTTTGTGCCGGACGAGAACAAGCTCGACGTAGAAGGCCTGAAAGGGCCGTTCAGTTGCCTGAACAAGGCCCGTTTCGGCATCAGTTGGGGCTCCGTGGGCGCCGCCGAGTTCTGCTGGCATGCAGCACTCAATTACACCCTCGAGCGCAAGCAGTTTGGCAAGCCGCTGGCGGCCAACCAGCTGATTCAGAAAAAGCTGGCGGATATGCAGACCGAAATCACCCTGGGCCTTCAGGGTGCCTTGCAACTGGGCCGTATGATAGACGCCGGCAACTACTCGACAGACGCCATCTCCATGCTCAAGCGCAACAACTGCGGCAAGGCCCTGGACATCGCACGGGTAGCCCGTGACATGCACGGCGGCAATGGCATCTCCGACGAATACCATGTCATCCGCCACGTGATGAACCTGGAAGCGGTGAATACCTATGAAGGTACTCACGATGTCCACGCCCTGATTCTTGGCCGGGGACAGACGGGGATTCAGGCCTTTAGCTGA